One window of Pseudomonas urmiensis genomic DNA carries:
- the hrpA gene encoding ATP-dependent RNA helicase HrpA — MTDHAIDQLLNNLDHAMIADRHRLRRQLHELRKRPDEAKLAQWVDKVQASFAQVTARQQSVPSIRYDDNLPIAAKRDEIKKALSEHQVLVIAGETGSGKTTQLPKICLELGRGSHGQIAHTQPRRIAARSVAARVAEELGTPLGALVGYQVRFEDQSDSNTLVKLMTDGILLAETQHDRFLERYDTIIVDEAHERSLNIDFLLGYLKTLLHRRPELKLIITSATIDLERFSKHFDNAPIIEVSGRTYPVETWYRPLTSEQDEEGNQVEDDLTVDQAILATLDEIAAHERSVGKGPGDVLVFLPGEREIRDAAEILRKAQLRHTEILPLYARLSPAEQQKIFQSHPGRRVVLATNVAETSLTVPGIRYVIDSGTARISRYSYRAKVQRLPIEAVSQASANQRKGRCGRVEPGICVRLYSEDDFNGRPAFTDPEILRTNLAAVILQMLHLRLGAIDAFPFIEPPDGKAISDGFNLLQELSAVNRENQLTPLGRQLARLPIDPRLGRMLLEGARLGSLQEVLIVTSALSVQDPRERPPERQQAADQAHAQWKDVDSDFAALVNLWRGFEEQRQALTANPLRNWCRKNFLNYLRLREWRDAHRQLSLICRDLQLTVNKEPIDYQRMHKAILSGLLSQIGHKTEEGDYQGARQRRFWIHPSSGIGRKRPQWVMAAELVETTKLYARMVAKIEPDWIEPLAGHLIKKNHFEPHWEKKRGQVVAYEQITLYGLILVGRRPVHYGPIDPVVSRELFIREGLVGGEIQSRAKCLAANKRLLEQLDELEAKARRRDILADEETLYAFYEARLPAEIHQTATFDAWYRMTSQKDANLLIMREEDVLAREASEVTAAQYPDSLKVGELSLPLSYHFEPNHPRDGVTVRVPAPLLPSLPGERLEWLVPGLLEAKCIALVRNLPKALRKNFVPVPDFVKAALARMTFGQGGLPQALGKELLRMTGARVTDEAWAQAAELVESHLRMNIEVVDGQGKFLGEGRDLAELTSRFVAASQAALAMPRTEKSEQPVQAKAFADVAETAQQKIAGLSMTVYPALVEENGSVREGRFSTHAEAQFQHRRALQRLLLQQLAEPAKFLRGKLPGLTELGLLYRDMGRVEALVEDILLASLDSCILEGEVQLPRDGAGLASLAERKRGSWAEHAERLARLTLEVLKLWHGLQKRFKGKIDLSQAVALNDIKLQLANLVYPGFVRDTPGVWFKELPRYLKAIELRLEKLGSQVQKDRVWSGELATLWTQYKTRADKHAQEGKRDEQLLMYRWLLEEYRVSLFAQQLGTKVPVSDKRLSKQWSLVEG; from the coding sequence ATGACAGACCACGCCATCGACCAGCTGCTGAACAACCTCGACCACGCCATGATCGCCGACCGCCATCGTCTGCGTCGGCAATTGCATGAGCTGCGCAAGCGCCCTGACGAGGCCAAGCTGGCGCAGTGGGTGGACAAGGTCCAGGCCTCGTTCGCCCAGGTCACTGCGCGCCAGCAAAGCGTGCCGAGTATCCGCTACGACGATAATCTGCCGATCGCCGCCAAACGCGACGAGATCAAGAAGGCCTTGAGTGAACACCAGGTCCTGGTGATCGCCGGCGAAACCGGTTCGGGCAAGACCACTCAGTTGCCCAAGATCTGCCTGGAACTGGGCCGTGGCAGCCACGGCCAGATCGCTCACACCCAGCCCCGGCGGATCGCCGCACGCAGCGTTGCCGCGCGGGTCGCGGAAGAACTCGGCACGCCGCTGGGCGCGCTGGTCGGCTACCAGGTGCGGTTCGAGGATCAGAGCGATTCCAACACCCTGGTCAAGCTGATGACCGATGGCATCCTGCTCGCCGAAACCCAGCATGATCGGTTTCTTGAGCGCTACGACACGATCATCGTCGACGAGGCCCACGAGCGCAGTCTGAACATCGACTTCTTGCTCGGTTATCTGAAGACCTTGCTGCATCGCCGGCCCGAGCTGAAGCTGATCATCACTTCAGCGACCATCGATCTGGAGCGCTTCTCCAAGCATTTCGATAACGCGCCGATCATTGAAGTCTCGGGCCGCACCTACCCGGTAGAAACCTGGTATCGGCCGCTGACCAGCGAGCAGGACGAGGAAGGCAACCAGGTTGAAGACGACCTGACAGTTGATCAGGCGATCCTGGCTACCCTCGATGAAATCGCCGCGCACGAACGCAGTGTCGGCAAGGGGCCGGGTGATGTGCTGGTGTTCCTGCCCGGCGAGCGTGAGATTCGCGACGCTGCCGAGATCTTGCGCAAGGCCCAGCTACGTCACACCGAGATCTTGCCGCTGTACGCCCGGCTGTCGCCGGCCGAGCAGCAGAAGATCTTCCAGTCGCACCCAGGCCGGCGCGTGGTGCTCGCCACCAACGTGGCCGAGACTTCCCTGACGGTGCCCGGCATCCGCTATGTGATCGACAGTGGCACCGCGCGGATCAGCCGTTACAGCTATCGCGCCAAGGTTCAGCGCCTGCCTATCGAGGCGGTCTCGCAAGCCAGTGCCAACCAGCGTAAGGGACGCTGTGGGCGGGTCGAGCCGGGCATCTGTGTGCGCCTGTACAGCGAAGACGACTTCAACGGCCGGCCGGCGTTCACCGATCCGGAGATCCTGCGCACCAACCTGGCGGCGGTGATCTTGCAGATGCTCCACCTGCGCCTGGGTGCGATTGATGCCTTCCCCTTCATCGAACCGCCTGATGGCAAGGCCATCAGCGACGGTTTCAACCTGCTGCAGGAGCTGTCGGCGGTCAATCGCGAGAACCAGCTGACCCCGCTCGGCCGGCAACTGGCGCGTTTGCCTATCGATCCGCGGCTGGGCCGCATGCTGCTCGAAGGCGCCCGCTTGGGCAGTCTGCAGGAAGTATTGATCGTCACCAGCGCGCTGTCGGTGCAGGATCCACGCGAGCGTCCGCCGGAGCGTCAGCAGGCAGCGGATCAAGCCCACGCGCAGTGGAAAGACGTCGATTCGGACTTTGCCGCGCTGGTCAATCTGTGGCGCGGTTTCGAAGAGCAGCGTCAGGCGCTGACCGCCAACCCGCTGCGAAACTGGTGCCGGAAGAACTTCCTCAATTACCTGCGCCTGCGCGAATGGCGCGATGCCCATCGCCAGTTGTCGCTGATCTGTCGCGACCTGCAACTGACCGTTAATAAAGAACCCATTGACTATCAGCGCATGCACAAGGCCATTCTCAGTGGCCTGCTCAGCCAGATCGGCCACAAGACCGAAGAGGGTGACTACCAGGGCGCGCGCCAGCGCCGCTTCTGGATCCACCCCTCGTCCGGCATCGGCCGCAAGCGCCCGCAATGGGTGATGGCCGCCGAACTGGTCGAAACCACCAAGCTGTATGCGCGCATGGTGGCCAAGATCGAGCCAGACTGGATCGAGCCGCTGGCGGGGCACCTGATCAAGAAAAACCACTTCGAGCCGCACTGGGAGAAAAAGCGCGGGCAAGTGGTGGCCTATGAACAGATCACCCTGTACGGCTTGATCCTGGTCGGCCGGCGCCCGGTGCACTACGGGCCGATCGATCCGGTGGTATCACGCGAGCTGTTTATCCGCGAGGGTTTGGTTGGCGGTGAGATTCAGTCGCGGGCCAAGTGCCTGGCGGCTAACAAACGCCTGCTCGAACAGCTCGACGAGCTCGAGGCCAAGGCGCGCCGACGCGACATTCTCGCCGATGAGGAAACTCTCTACGCCTTCTATGAAGCGCGCCTGCCTGCCGAGATTCACCAGACGGCGACGTTCGACGCCTGGTATCGCATGACCAGCCAGAAAGACGCCAATCTGCTGATCATGCGCGAAGAGGATGTGCTGGCCCGCGAGGCCAGTGAAGTGACCGCCGCGCAATACCCTGACAGCCTCAAGGTGGGCGAGCTGAGCCTGCCGCTGAGCTACCATTTCGAGCCGAACCATCCGCGCGATGGCGTCACTGTGCGGGTGCCGGCGCCGTTGCTGCCGAGCCTGCCGGGTGAGCGCCTGGAATGGTTGGTGCCAGGCTTGCTCGAGGCCAAGTGCATTGCCCTGGTACGCAACCTGCCCAAGGCCTTGCGCAAGAACTTCGTGCCGGTGCCGGACTTCGTCAAGGCCGCCCTGGCGCGGATGACCTTTGGCCAGGGCGGTTTGCCCCAGGCGCTGGGTAAGGAGCTGCTGCGCATGACCGGCGCGCGGGTCACCGATGAGGCTTGGGCGCAAGCGGCTGAGCTGGTCGAGAGCCACCTGCGGATGAACATCGAAGTGGTCGACGGCCAGGGTAAGTTCCTTGGCGAAGGGCGCGATCTGGCCGAGCTGACTTCCCGATTTGTCGCAGCAAGCCAAGCTGCACTGGCCATGCCGCGTACGGAAAAGTCCGAGCAGCCGGTGCAGGCCAAGGCCTTCGCCGACGTCGCTGAAACCGCCCAGCAAAAGATCGCCGGGCTGTCGATGACGGTCTACCCGGCGCTGGTCGAAGAGAACGGCAGCGTACGTGAAGGACGTTTCTCGACCCACGCCGAGGCCCAGTTCCAGCATCGCCGCGCATTGCAACGTTTGCTTTTGCAACAGCTGGCAGAGCCGGCCAAGTTCCTGCGGGGCAAGTTGCCCGGGCTGACCGAGCTGGGGCTGCTGTACCGCGACATGGGCCGGGTCGAGGCGTTGGTCGAGGACATCCTGCTGGCCAGTCTCGACAGCTGCATCCTGGAAGGTGAAGTGCAGCTGCCGCGCGATGGGGCGGGCCTTGCTTCGTTGGCCGAGCGCAAGCGCGGCAGTTGGGCTGAGCACGCCGAGCGCTTGGCCAGGCTGACGCTTGAGGTGCTCAAGCTGTGGCATGGTTTGCAGAAGCGCTTCAAAGGCAAGATCGACTTGAGCCAGGCGGTTGCCTTGAACGACATCAAGCTGCAGTTGGCCAACCTGGTCTACCCCGGTTTTGTGCGCGATACGCCTGGGGTGTGGTTCAAGGAATTGCCCCGCTACCTCAAAGCCATCGAATTGCGCCTGGAGAAACTCGGCTCGCAAGTGCAGAAGGACCGCGTCTGGAGTGGCGAACTGGCCACTCTCTGGACCCAGTACAAGACACGCGCCGACAAGCATGCCCAGGAGGGCAAGCGCGACGAGCAGTTGCTCATGTACCGTTGGTTGCTGGAGGAATATCGGGTATCGCTGTTCGCCCAGCAGCTGGGCACCAAGGTGCCGGTTTCCGACAAACGCTTGAGCAAACAGTGGAGCCTGGTAGAGGGCTAA
- a CDS encoding beta-ketoacyl-ACP synthase III codes for MHNVVISGTGLYTPAQSISNEELVESFNTWVTQYNQDNAAAIARGEVQALAESNAAFIEKASGIKSRFVLDKAGILDPQRMKPRLPERSNDEPSILCEMAVTAARQALERAGRTAADVDAVIVACSNLQRPYPAIAIEVQQALGINGFGFDMNVACSSATFGIQTAANSIQLGQVRAVLVVNPEVCTAHLNFRDRDSHFIFGDAATAVLLERADLATSAHQFEIVSSKLLTQFSNNIRNNFGFLNRAAEEGEGAADKLFVQEGRKVFREVCPMVAELIGQHLQENGLQPSDVKRFWLHQANLSMNHLIVKKLVGRDVAEEDAPVILDRYANTSSAGSVIALHLYQDDLPVGAVGVLSSFGAGYSIGSVILRKR; via the coding sequence GTGCATAACGTCGTAATCAGCGGCACCGGCCTGTATACCCCGGCCCAGAGCATTTCCAACGAAGAACTGGTGGAGTCGTTCAATACTTGGGTCACGCAGTACAACCAGGACAACGCGGCGGCCATCGCGCGTGGCGAAGTCCAAGCCCTGGCCGAATCCAACGCCGCCTTCATCGAGAAGGCGTCGGGGATCAAGAGCCGCTTCGTGTTGGACAAGGCCGGCATTCTCGATCCGCAGCGCATGAAGCCACGGTTGCCGGAGCGCTCCAATGACGAGCCCTCGATCCTCTGTGAGATGGCCGTGACCGCCGCCCGCCAGGCCCTTGAGCGTGCAGGTCGCACTGCCGCCGATGTCGATGCGGTGATCGTCGCTTGCTCCAACCTGCAGCGCCCGTATCCGGCTATCGCCATCGAAGTGCAGCAGGCGTTGGGCATCAACGGTTTTGGCTTCGACATGAACGTTGCCTGCTCGTCGGCCACCTTCGGCATCCAGACCGCCGCCAACAGCATTCAGCTGGGCCAGGTCCGTGCGGTGCTGGTGGTCAACCCTGAGGTGTGTACCGCTCACCTGAACTTCCGCGATCGTGACAGCCACTTCATCTTTGGCGATGCCGCTACCGCCGTGCTGCTCGAGCGTGCTGACCTGGCGACTTCGGCGCATCAGTTCGAGATCGTCAGCAGCAAGTTGCTGACTCAGTTCTCCAATAACATCCGCAACAACTTCGGCTTCCTCAACCGTGCGGCGGAGGAGGGCGAGGGGGCAGCGGACAAACTGTTCGTTCAGGAAGGGCGCAAGGTGTTCCGTGAGGTGTGTCCGATGGTTGCTGAGCTGATCGGCCAGCACTTGCAAGAGAATGGTCTGCAGCCGAGCGATGTGAAGCGTTTCTGGTTGCATCAGGCCAACTTGAGCATGAATCACTTGATCGTCAAGAAGCTGGTTGGGCGGGATGTGGCTGAGGAAGATGCGCCGGTGATTCTGGATCGGTATGCCAATACCAGTTCGGCGGGGTCGGTGATTGCCCTGCACCTGTATCAGGATGATTTGCCTGTGGGGGCGGTGGGGGTGCTGAGTTCGTTTGGCGCTGGGTATTCGATTGGTAGTGTGATTTTGCGTAAGCGGTGA
- a CDS encoding transposase, protein MILDTFYGRYDGAQLEAKSVRKSYSKEQKIRAAEMVLDGGQSVPEVCEMLEIGPTALRRWVEQVRKEREGKVPAGAKAITPDQQRIQELEALVRQKDRDIEILKKASALLLRDSKDRFR, encoded by the coding sequence ATGATTTTGGACACCTTCTACGGGCGCTATGATGGCGCCCAATTGGAGGCAAAATCAGTGCGAAAGTCATACTCGAAAGAACAGAAAATCCGGGCTGCTGAGATGGTGCTCGACGGTGGTCAATCAGTCCCCGAAGTCTGTGAAATGCTTGAAATTGGGCCTACAGCCCTGCGTCGCTGGGTTGAGCAAGTGCGCAAGGAGCGAGAGGGCAAGGTACCGGCTGGAGCCAAGGCTATCACCCCGGATCAACAACGAATCCAAGAGTTGGAGGCGTTGGTTCGGCAGAAAGACCGAGATATCGAAATCCTAAAAAAGGCCAGTGCTCTCCTGCTTCGGGACTCCAAAGATCGTTTTCGCTGA
- a CDS encoding IS3 family transposase: MVECCRVLGVKRSSFYAWRKRQARKNPERDQLRSAVEGHFKVSRGSAGSRTLTEELRRDGHKVGRYKVRSLMREAGLKCRQRRPHRYRSSGAEALIAENQLKRNFKVSTINEVWCGDVTYIQVGKRWLYLAAVLDLYARRVVGWAFSMIADARLACSALRMAAESRGKPKDVMFHSDQGCQYTSHKFRAALEEYDMNQSMSHRGQCWDNAAMERFFGALKSEWIPAGGYETEAQARADVQAYLVRYNLKRLHSYNGYQTPVAMEKKLKDAA; the protein is encoded by the coding sequence ATCGTCGAATGCTGTCGCGTGCTTGGGGTCAAGCGCAGCAGTTTCTATGCATGGCGCAAACGCCAAGCCCGGAAAAATCCAGAGCGGGATCAGTTACGCTCGGCTGTAGAGGGCCATTTCAAAGTCTCTCGAGGTTCGGCTGGATCGCGAACACTAACCGAGGAACTGCGGCGTGACGGCCATAAAGTCGGACGCTACAAAGTGCGTAGTCTGATGCGTGAAGCTGGCCTGAAATGCAGGCAGCGCCGGCCGCACCGGTACCGTTCTTCAGGCGCGGAAGCGCTGATTGCAGAAAATCAGTTGAAGCGGAATTTCAAAGTTTCGACGATCAACGAAGTGTGGTGTGGGGATGTGACCTATATCCAGGTTGGCAAGCGCTGGCTGTACTTGGCAGCTGTGCTCGACCTGTACGCACGACGGGTGGTGGGCTGGGCATTTTCAATGATTGCGGACGCCAGGCTGGCCTGCAGCGCGCTACGCATGGCGGCCGAATCCCGCGGCAAGCCGAAGGATGTGATGTTTCATTCCGACCAGGGATGCCAGTACACCAGCCACAAGTTCAGGGCTGCACTTGAAGAGTACGACATGAATCAGAGCATGAGCCATCGAGGACAATGCTGGGATAACGCCGCCATGGAGCGCTTTTTTGGGGCCCTGAAGTCAGAGTGGATTCCCGCAGGGGGTTATGAAACCGAAGCACAGGCGCGGGCTGACGTTCAGGCTTATTTGGTCCGCTACAACCTGAAGCGCCTCCACAGCTACAACGGTTATCAAACCCCGGTAGCCATGGAGAAAAAGCTCAAGGATGCGGCATGA
- a CDS encoding putative porin has translation MRLVSTLTGVSLTGLMLALSTPASAAVDAKLLEMLRANGSINQAQYNELQADLSKETKEKADMKAQSERMSSFEQKVAWAAKTQIKGDVRLRYEDVNVDEPNSSSGNQDRQRVRARVGFYSEINPQVDAGIRVATGSSADRRSTNQSLDNYFDKKSLWVDLAYLDWHPTALPGLHLIGGKMAQPWVSMGDIIWDSDINPEGVAATYKTDLGGAEVFASAGQYTLKDNVDGDGVQYKHDAQVYHGQLGAKFAPMDALKVTVGASIYGYDNDKEATILQSFGNTTNEFNLVEGFGQIDLTGLAVPLSAYGQYVKNTESTDGEDQAWLAGLKTKLGAWSLDYNYRDVQRNAVVSLFTDSDFGNGFTGSRGHKFKVGYEIDKNFSVGAAYLMAKTDLSQLPNSNADVDTLQVDLEAKF, from the coding sequence ATGCGTCTTGTTTCTACACTTACTGGAGTGAGCCTCACCGGCCTGATGCTGGCTCTGAGTACTCCAGCCAGTGCTGCAGTCGACGCCAAGCTGCTCGAAATGCTCCGCGCCAACGGCTCGATCAACCAGGCGCAGTACAACGAACTGCAGGCCGACCTGTCGAAGGAAACCAAGGAAAAGGCAGACATGAAGGCTCAATCCGAGCGGATGAGCTCCTTTGAACAGAAAGTCGCCTGGGCCGCCAAGACCCAGATCAAGGGCGATGTGCGCCTGCGCTACGAAGACGTCAACGTCGACGAACCGAACAGCTCCAGCGGCAACCAGGACCGTCAGCGCGTGCGTGCCCGTGTTGGCTTCTACAGCGAGATCAACCCGCAGGTCGACGCCGGCATCCGTGTCGCCACCGGCAGCAGCGCTGACCGTCGCTCGACCAACCAGAGCCTGGACAACTACTTCGACAAGAAGTCGCTGTGGGTTGACCTGGCCTACCTCGACTGGCACCCAACCGCCCTGCCCGGCCTGCACCTGATCGGCGGCAAGATGGCCCAGCCTTGGGTCAGCATGGGCGACATCATCTGGGACAGCGACATCAACCCGGAAGGTGTGGCTGCTACCTACAAGACCGACCTGGGCGGCGCCGAAGTGTTCGCCAGCGCGGGTCAATACACCCTCAAGGACAACGTCGACGGCGACGGCGTGCAGTACAAGCACGACGCCCAGGTCTACCACGGCCAGCTGGGGGCGAAGTTCGCGCCGATGGATGCCCTCAAGGTCACCGTGGGTGCGAGCATCTATGGCTATGACAACGACAAGGAAGCCACCATCCTGCAGTCGTTCGGCAACACCACCAACGAGTTCAACCTGGTGGAAGGCTTCGGTCAGATCGACCTGACTGGCCTGGCTGTACCGCTGTCGGCCTATGGTCAGTACGTGAAGAACACCGAGAGCACCGATGGCGAAGACCAGGCTTGGCTGGCGGGCCTGAAGACCAAGCTCGGTGCCTGGAGCCTGGACTATAACTACCGCGATGTGCAGCGTAACGCTGTGGTCAGCCTGTTCACCGACTCTGACTTCGGTAACGGCTTCACGGGTTCGCGCGGTCACAAGTTCAAGGTGGGTTACGAGATCGACAAGAACTTCTCGGTGGGTGCTGCTTATCTGATGGCCAAGACCGATCTGTCGCAGCTGCCTAACAGCAATGCTGATGTCGATACGTTGCAGGTGGATCTGGAAGCTAAGTTCTAA
- a CDS encoding GNAT family N-acetyltransferase: MISLYSLAHLRDLPAATWDALVPAGQPFLRHAFLTAMEDSGSVVPATGWAAEHLILERDGQVRAVLPAYRKWHSFGEYVFDHGWADACERAGIAYYPKLLGAVPFSPVSGPRLLTEDPADGLLLLQALPEYLGKGGLSGAHINFTDSALDQSIAGLPGWMERLGCQFHWRNQGYRDFQDFLDTLSSRKRKQMRKEREQVLGQGIEFQWYRGDELSQAQWDFVYLCYANTYAVRRRTPYLTRAFFSLLAERMPEAIRVVVARQAGRDVAMALSLVGSDSLYGRYWGCLAEFDRLHFETCFYQGMDFAIAQGLQRFDAGAQGEHKLIRGFEPVITRSWHYLLHPGLRRAVEDFLGQEREGVRAYAEEARGMLPYRRG, translated from the coding sequence GTGATCAGCCTGTACAGCCTTGCCCATTTGCGCGACCTGCCAGCGGCGACCTGGGATGCGCTGGTGCCCGCCGGCCAGCCGTTTCTACGGCATGCGTTTCTGACCGCGATGGAGGACAGCGGCAGCGTCGTGCCCGCCACCGGCTGGGCTGCCGAGCACTTGATCCTGGAGCGTGACGGGCAGGTGCGCGCGGTGCTGCCGGCCTATCGCAAATGGCATTCGTTCGGCGAGTACGTGTTCGATCACGGCTGGGCCGATGCCTGTGAGCGCGCCGGGATTGCCTACTACCCCAAGTTACTGGGCGCCGTACCGTTCAGCCCGGTCAGTGGCCCGCGATTGCTAACCGAGGATCCTGCCGATGGCCTGCTGTTGCTGCAGGCGCTGCCTGAGTATCTGGGCAAGGGTGGCTTGTCGGGCGCCCACATCAATTTCACCGACAGCGCCCTGGACCAGTCGATTGCCGGTCTGCCGGGCTGGATGGAGCGCCTGGGTTGCCAGTTTCATTGGCGCAATCAGGGCTATCGGGATTTCCAGGACTTTCTCGATACTCTCAGCTCGCGCAAGCGCAAGCAGATGCGCAAGGAGCGTGAGCAGGTGCTGGGGCAGGGTATCGAGTTCCAGTGGTATCGCGGCGATGAGCTGAGCCAAGCGCAGTGGGATTTCGTGTATCTGTGTTACGCCAACACCTATGCCGTACGTAGGCGAACGCCGTACCTCACGCGGGCGTTTTTCAGCCTGCTGGCCGAGCGCATGCCCGAGGCGATCCGCGTCGTGGTGGCGCGCCAGGCGGGGCGGGATGTGGCCATGGCGCTGAGCCTGGTGGGCAGCGATAGCTTGTATGGGCGCTATTGGGGGTGCCTGGCCGAGTTCGATCGGTTGCACTTTGAGACGTGCTTCTACCAGGGGATGGACTTTGCCATTGCCCAAGGCTTGCAGCGCTTCGATGCGGGGGCACAGGGCGAACACAAGCTGATTCGCGGGTTTGAGCCGGTGATCACGCGGTCGTGGCACTATCTGTTGCATCCGGGGTTGAGGCGGGCGGTGGAGGATTTTCTTGGGCAGGAGCGCGAGGGGGTCAGGGCTTATGCCGAGGAGGCGCGGGGGATGCTGCCTTATCGGCGGGGTTGA
- a CDS encoding ABC transporter ATP-binding protein produces the protein MLYRRFEQLIDIFREAPSEAPPSTVWPFYLYYLRQVWPSFLALLIVGLVASLIEVAMFSYLSRIIDLAQGTPNANFFSEHSGELIWMLVVVLLLRPVFFGLHDLLVHQTINPGMTSLIRWQNHTYVLKQSLNFFQSDFAGRIAQRIMQTGNSLRDSAVQAVDALWHVLIYAISSLVLFAEADWRLMLPLLVWIACYIAALLYFVPRVKERSVISSDARSKLMGRIVDGYTNIATLKLFAHTDYEQQYAREAIREQTEKTQLAARVVTSMDVVITTLNGLLVVTTTGLALWLWTQSLITVGAIALATGLVIRIVNMSGWIMWVVNGIFENIGMVQDGLQTIAQPVTVTDSPNAPVLKVTRGAVRFDNVGFHYGKGGKVIDGLNLDIRPGEKIGLIGPSGAGKSTLVNLLLRLYDLESGRILIDGQDIAEVNQASLRAQIGMITQDTSLLHRSIRDNLLYGRPDASEQALWEAVRGARADEFIPQLSDAQGRTGFDAHVGERGVKLSGGQRQRIAIARVLLKNAPILIMDEATSALDSEVEAAIQESLETLMQGKTVIAIAHRLSTIARMDRLVVLDKGHIVESGTHAELLAHQGLYARLWHHQTGGFVGVD, from the coding sequence ATGCTGTACCGCCGTTTCGAGCAATTGATCGACATCTTCCGCGAAGCGCCGAGCGAGGCGCCTCCGAGCACGGTGTGGCCGTTCTACCTCTACTACCTGCGTCAGGTGTGGCCAAGCTTCTTGGCCCTGCTGATCGTTGGCCTGGTCGCCTCGTTGATCGAGGTGGCCATGTTCAGCTACCTGAGCCGGATCATCGACCTGGCCCAAGGCACGCCCAACGCCAACTTCTTCAGCGAGCACAGTGGCGAGCTGATCTGGATGCTGGTGGTGGTCCTGCTGCTGCGTCCGGTGTTCTTCGGCCTGCACGACCTGCTGGTGCACCAGACCATCAACCCGGGGATGACCAGCCTGATCCGCTGGCAGAACCACACCTATGTGCTCAAGCAGAGCCTGAACTTCTTCCAGAGCGACTTCGCCGGGCGTATTGCCCAGCGCATCATGCAAACCGGCAACTCCCTGCGCGACTCAGCGGTGCAGGCGGTGGATGCGCTGTGGCACGTGTTGATCTACGCGATCAGCTCGCTGGTGCTGTTCGCCGAGGCTGACTGGCGGCTGATGCTGCCGCTGCTGGTGTGGATCGCCTGCTACATCGCCGCTTTGCTGTACTTCGTGCCGCGGGTCAAGGAGCGCTCGGTGATTTCCTCCGATGCGCGCTCCAAGCTGATGGGGCGCATTGTCGATGGCTACACCAACATCGCCACCCTCAAGCTGTTCGCCCATACCGACTACGAGCAGCAATACGCCCGCGAGGCGATCCGTGAGCAGACCGAGAAAACCCAGCTGGCCGCTCGCGTGGTGACCAGCATGGACGTGGTGATCACCACCCTCAACGGCTTGCTGGTCGTCACCACCACAGGGCTTGCGCTGTGGCTGTGGACCCAGTCGCTGATCACGGTCGGTGCCATCGCACTGGCTACTGGCCTGGTGATTCGTATCGTCAACATGTCCGGCTGGATCATGTGGGTGGTCAACGGCATCTTCGAGAACATCGGCATGGTCCAGGATGGCCTGCAAACCATCGCCCAGCCGGTGACGGTCACCGACAGCCCCAACGCACCGGTGCTCAAGGTCACTCGCGGTGCAGTGCGCTTCGACAACGTGGGTTTCCATTACGGCAAAGGTGGCAAGGTCATCGACGGCCTCAACCTGGACATTCGCCCTGGCGAGAAGATCGGCCTGATCGGCCCCTCTGGGGCAGGCAAATCGACCTTGGTCAATCTGCTGCTACGCCTGTACGACCTGGAAAGCGGGCGCATCCTGATCGATGGCCAGGACATCGCCGAAGTGAACCAGGCCAGCCTGCGCGCGCAGATCGGCATGATCACCCAGGACACCTCGCTGTTGCACCGCTCGATCCGCGACAACCTGCTGTACGGCCGCCCCGATGCCAGCGAACAGGCGTTGTGGGAAGCTGTGCGCGGGGCACGGGCCGACGAGTTCATCCCGCAGCTGTCCGATGCCCAGGGGCGCACTGGCTTCGATGCGCATGTGGGTGAGCGCGGGGTCAAGCTGTCTGGCGGACAGCGTCAGCGTATCGCCATCGCCCGGGTGCTGTTGAAGAACGCACCGATCCTGATCATGGATGAGGCTACCTCGGCGCTGGACTCAGAGGTGGAAGCGGCGATTCAGGAAAGCCTGGAGACCCTGATGCAGGGCAAGACGGTGATTGCCATTGCCCACCGGCTGTCGACCATCGCCCGGATGGACCGGCTGGTGGTGCTGGACAAAGGGCATATCGTCGAAAGCGGAACCCATGCCGAACTGCTCGCGCACCAAGGGCTGTATGCGCGGTTGTGGCATCACCAGACTGGCGGTTTTGTCGGCGTCGATTGA
- a CDS encoding peptidylprolyl isomerase, giving the protein MLKKLLLAACSVAFATSVMASDKTPHVLLDTSFGQVEIELNAEKAPISTKNFLEYVDSGFYNNTIFHRVIPGFMVQGGGFTEQMVQKNTNDPIRNEASNGLHNARGTLSMARTSNPNSATSQFFINVADNAFLDPGRDAGYAVFGKVTKGMDVVDQIVNSPTTIKKGMRDVPADPVFIKSAKRID; this is encoded by the coding sequence ATGCTGAAAAAACTCCTGCTCGCCGCCTGCTCGGTTGCCTTCGCCACCAGCGTCATGGCCTCGGACAAGACCCCGCACGTTCTGCTCGACACCAGCTTCGGCCAGGTCGAAATCGAGCTGAACGCGGAAAAAGCGCCGATCAGTACCAAGAACTTCCTTGAGTACGTCGACAGTGGTTTCTACAACAACACCATCTTCCACCGCGTGATCCCAGGCTTCATGGTCCAGGGCGGCGGCTTCACCGAGCAGATGGTGCAGAAGAACACCAACGACCCGATCCGCAACGAAGCCAGCAATGGCCTGCATAACGCCCGCGGCACCCTGTCCATGGCCCGCACCTCCAACCCGAACTCGGCCACCAGCCAGTTCTTCATCAACGTTGCCGACAACGCCTTCCTCGACCCAGGTCGCGATGCCGGATATGCCGTGTTCGGCAAGGTCACCAAAGGCATGGACGTGGTTGACCAGATCGTCAATTCGCCGACCACTATCAAAAAGGGCATGCGTGATGTACCGGCCGATCCGGTGTTCATCAAGTCCGCCAAACGCATCGACTGA